A genomic segment from Kyrpidia tusciae DSM 2912 encodes:
- a CDS encoding DEAD/DEAH box helicase — protein MQPFPTTSREILALIGDRATFNRGKRYAEQGRVQLTSPPEGDRSTNGRLRWECSVLGSKEYRVILEDHQGSLELLWCSCPAFARMGVCKHIAAALLYLLEHGFLEPDADPAGQPRTGRRSSAVFEDNPAPGDEARMAVGSEPGNDPTTSASKPRATRANRARDEEFQKARTAVTGLIRKLGDLLESEHQPSGTSAGPVPAPGRRVTSRLSIDYILVHEGHVSLELKAGVDRTFVVKNIRDFIRDVQIGAPHPLTPRFSYQPELHDIASEDLAAMRVLSQVMAGESFYRSVNGYYSYDRKLGDRRMALPPAAANALLDELRGRQIFMAHGNAAPAPIVVAEDPLPSAGLEFRLLPGDKTTEGGVRLDLAPLARAEYLAAYRWLVVDGTLYRLSEQEDNLVSSFIQALRSETRPGGFLRSYERPQPQLSIPRDLVGTALSLTVPALETIGKIRVQPSLSKQIAKFPLRTEVLVDEGPDALSLDVSFHYEDAVFRPVAGSAPESPHEDADRAVSPSMDKIYIRDMDREMQVISILNEGPVTVKSGPGGQAKLSVPKEDETLYRFFHETVPALTALDHVSLYLSDGASAYVTDVQPQPEIRFDLDPAGGWLTVRFDVHGVDPAEVEQIRQALLRGMRYVRLESGAFLSLEDESFRRARSVLQTVLGDARSSSRKGRDTQGFRVPLYKTALLVDADDTRGVTRYSTAVRTLVESLSDPEALEIAPPAGLRTALRPYQLTGFRWMKTLAHYSLGGILADEMGLGKTVQTIAFLLSERETAPTDRPSLLVVPASLMYNWEAEFRRFAPSLRVTVVDGPPESRNQKLQNLQAGDIAVTSYPLLRQDIAQYAEIPFEHLILDEAQTVKNHTTQIFRAVQQIQAPKRFALTGTPIENALDDLWSIIHTLMPGLFPPLQRFKDLSPEQARRRVRPFILRRTKKDVLRDLPERTEMIHWVELDDKQKAAYLAFLNDAQLRAQQLMQKGGLTENRIAILALITRLRQVCADPALVVPEYDGSSAKLEALLELLRDYRVAGRRALVFSQFTQMLERIRGRLAQEGIEAFYLDGRTPPKDRLAMADAFNAGERGVFLISLRAGGTGLNLTGADTVILYDLWWNPAVDAQAIGRAHRIGQKNPVLVLRVIAKGTIEERMYALQMKKQALFDRVIESEKDPSAFRLTEEDVRALLSLTEADAEAVR, from the coding sequence ATGCAACCGTTTCCGACCACATCGAGAGAAATTTTGGCATTGATCGGCGACCGAGCCACTTTTAATCGCGGAAAACGTTACGCGGAGCAAGGGCGCGTGCAACTCACCAGTCCGCCGGAAGGGGATCGCTCGACCAACGGCCGACTGCGGTGGGAATGTTCCGTCTTGGGAAGCAAGGAGTACCGGGTCATTCTCGAAGACCATCAGGGCAGCCTGGAACTCCTGTGGTGTTCCTGCCCGGCGTTTGCACGCATGGGTGTGTGTAAACATATCGCCGCAGCACTGTTGTATCTACTTGAGCATGGCTTTCTGGAGCCGGATGCCGATCCAGCTGGCCAACCCCGTACAGGTCGCCGCTCCTCCGCAGTCTTTGAAGACAATCCAGCCCCCGGGGACGAGGCCCGCATGGCCGTGGGCTCAGAGCCCGGGAATGACCCTACGACGAGCGCCAGCAAACCACGTGCCACCCGCGCCAACCGGGCTCGGGACGAAGAATTCCAGAAGGCCCGGACAGCCGTCACCGGCCTCATCCGAAAGTTGGGGGACTTGCTGGAATCGGAACACCAACCGAGCGGGACATCGGCTGGTCCTGTCCCCGCCCCGGGACGCCGGGTAACCTCCCGCCTTTCTATCGATTATATTCTCGTTCACGAGGGCCACGTGAGCCTTGAGCTGAAAGCCGGGGTGGACCGCACTTTTGTGGTCAAGAATATCCGGGATTTTATTCGGGATGTTCAGATCGGCGCCCCCCACCCCCTGACGCCGAGGTTCTCGTATCAGCCGGAGTTGCACGATATCGCCTCTGAGGATTTGGCGGCAATGCGGGTGCTCAGCCAAGTGATGGCCGGAGAAAGTTTTTATCGCTCGGTGAATGGCTATTATTCTTACGATCGCAAACTCGGCGACCGCCGTATGGCGCTGCCCCCGGCGGCGGCAAACGCTCTGCTCGACGAACTTCGCGGCCGACAGATCTTCATGGCCCACGGCAACGCCGCCCCGGCGCCAATTGTCGTAGCCGAGGATCCCCTGCCGAGTGCGGGACTGGAATTCCGCCTGCTCCCGGGCGACAAAACGACGGAAGGGGGCGTTCGGTTGGATCTCGCCCCCTTGGCCCGGGCTGAGTACTTGGCAGCTTACCGGTGGCTGGTGGTAGACGGAACGTTGTATCGCCTGTCCGAACAGGAGGACAATCTGGTCTCCAGCTTCATACAGGCGCTGCGCTCTGAAACGAGGCCCGGCGGGTTTCTTCGCTCTTACGAGCGCCCCCAGCCCCAGCTCTCCATCCCCAGGGATCTGGTGGGCACCGCCCTGTCCCTGACCGTTCCGGCTTTGGAGACAATCGGCAAAATTCGTGTCCAACCGTCTTTATCGAAACAGATTGCAAAATTCCCCCTGCGCACCGAGGTGCTTGTGGACGAGGGGCCCGACGCCCTTTCCCTGGACGTCTCTTTTCATTACGAGGATGCGGTGTTTCGCCCGGTGGCCGGATCTGCGCCGGAATCTCCACATGAGGACGCCGACCGTGCCGTCTCGCCGTCTATGGATAAGATTTACATCAGAGACATGGATCGGGAAATGCAGGTCATTTCGATCCTGAACGAAGGCCCTGTAACCGTCAAATCGGGTCCCGGGGGACAGGCGAAACTGTCCGTCCCAAAAGAGGACGAAACGCTTTATCGGTTTTTTCACGAAACGGTTCCCGCCTTGACGGCCTTGGACCACGTCAGTCTCTACCTGTCCGATGGCGCCTCCGCCTACGTCACCGACGTGCAGCCACAACCGGAGATTCGCTTCGATCTCGACCCGGCCGGGGGCTGGCTGACCGTGCGTTTCGACGTCCACGGGGTCGACCCGGCGGAGGTCGAACAGATTCGGCAAGCTCTGCTGCGGGGCATGCGCTACGTGCGCCTCGAATCCGGTGCTTTTCTCTCCCTGGAAGATGAATCCTTCCGCAGGGCCCGATCGGTGCTCCAAACGGTGTTGGGAGACGCGCGATCCTCATCCCGGAAAGGCCGGGATACCCAAGGATTTCGCGTGCCTCTGTACAAGACGGCGCTCCTCGTTGACGCCGACGACACCCGGGGGGTGACCCGGTACAGCACGGCCGTTCGAACTTTGGTGGAGTCCCTCAGTGACCCGGAAGCCTTGGAAATCGCCCCGCCGGCGGGCCTTCGCACCGCTTTGCGCCCCTATCAACTCACCGGTTTTCGCTGGATGAAGACGCTCGCCCACTATTCCCTGGGGGGTATTCTCGCCGATGAAATGGGCCTGGGAAAAACGGTGCAAACCATTGCCTTTTTGCTCTCCGAGCGGGAGACGGCGCCCACCGATCGACCCTCCCTCCTCGTGGTGCCGGCTTCGCTGATGTATAACTGGGAGGCCGAATTTCGCCGTTTCGCCCCCTCCCTGCGGGTCACTGTGGTGGACGGGCCACCCGAGAGCCGGAACCAGAAACTGCAAAATCTGCAGGCAGGGGACATCGCCGTCACCTCGTACCCGTTGCTCCGACAAGACATCGCCCAATATGCGGAAATTCCTTTTGAACATTTGATTTTGGACGAGGCCCAGACCGTCAAAAACCACACCACCCAGATTTTCCGGGCGGTCCAACAGATCCAGGCCCCGAAGCGGTTCGCCCTGACCGGGACGCCCATCGAAAATGCCCTGGACGATCTCTGGTCGATCATTCACACCTTGATGCCCGGACTTTTCCCGCCCCTTCAGCGGTTCAAAGATCTCTCGCCGGAACAGGCCCGGCGCCGGGTCCGCCCCTTTATTCTGCGGCGGACAAAAAAAGATGTCCTCAGAGATCTCCCGGAGCGCACGGAGATGATCCACTGGGTGGAGCTCGACGACAAACAGAAGGCGGCCTACCTGGCCTTCTTGAACGACGCCCAACTCCGGGCCCAGCAGCTCATGCAGAAAGGCGGATTGACGGAAAATCGCATCGCCATCCTCGCCCTAATCACTCGGCTGCGCCAGGTCTGCGCCGATCCGGCCCTGGTGGTGCCGGAGTACGACGGAAGCTCCGCCAAACTGGAAGCCCTTCTGGAACTGCTGCGGGACTACCGGGTGGCGGGGCGGCGGGCCCTGGTCTTCTCCCAGTTCACCCAGATGCTGGAGCGCATTCGCGGGCGCTTGGCCCAGGAAGGAATCGAGGCCTTTTATCTCGACGGCCGCACCCCACCCAAAGATCGTTTGGCCATGGCCGACGCATTCAACGCCGGTGAGCGGGGCGTGTTCCTCATTTCCCTGCGGGCCGGGGGGACGGGGCTGAATCTCACCGGAGCGGACACGGTGATCCTGTATGACCTGTGGTGGAATCCGGCGGTGGACGCCCAGGCCATCGGCCGGGCGCATCGGATCGGGCAGAAAAATCCCGTCCTCGTGCTCCGGGTGATCGCCAAAGGAACAATTGAGGAGCGGATGTACGCCCTGCAGATGAAAAAACAGGCGTTGTTCGACCGGGTGATCGAGAGTGAAAAAGACCCGTCCGCATTCCGCCTGACGGAAGAGGACGTCCGGGCGCTGTTGTCCCTGACCGAAGCCGACGCCGAAGCGGTGCGCTGA
- a CDS encoding CoA-disulfide reductase has translation MRKRFVIIGGDAAGMSAASQIRRLQPDAEILAFEKGSTLSYAQCGLPYLIGGVVPEARNLIARTPEEFRDKYRIEVFIRHEVTKILPEENAVIVKDLAEGSEKRFSYDTLLIATGGHAIFPQWEGRDLEGVFPLKDMDDALRIQGWVRKEHVSKVVIVGGGYIGLEMAEAFHHLKKEVAVLDLAPQVAGTFDPEMAHLAQQELEQNGIRVALNEEVVALRGEKGRVTGVETKTGFHPADLVLVAIGILPNSELAKNAGIELGVKGAIRVDDRLRTNRPNIYAAGDCAVHHHRVKEAEDYIPLGTTANKQGRIAGTNMGGGDAHFAGVVGSAIMKVLNVAMGRTGLSEREVKQLSVPYEVVSIRSRDHAGYYPNGEQLHLKLLYHKENRKLLGAQIVGKHGVDKRIDVIATALYAGLTIDQLQELDLSYAPPFNSVWDPVQQASTVAGRS, from the coding sequence ATGAGAAAACGCTTTGTCATCATCGGCGGGGACGCAGCGGGGATGAGCGCCGCGTCGCAAATCCGCCGCCTGCAACCGGACGCGGAAATCCTCGCCTTTGAAAAGGGATCGACCCTCTCCTACGCCCAGTGCGGCCTTCCGTATCTCATCGGGGGCGTGGTGCCGGAGGCCAGGAATTTAATCGCCCGCACCCCCGAGGAGTTTCGGGACAAGTACCGCATCGAGGTTTTCATCCGCCACGAGGTCACGAAGATTCTGCCCGAAGAAAACGCGGTGATCGTGAAAGATCTGGCCGAGGGAAGCGAGAAGCGCTTCTCTTACGACACCCTCCTCATCGCCACCGGGGGACACGCCATTTTTCCCCAGTGGGAAGGACGGGACCTGGAAGGGGTTTTCCCCCTCAAAGATATGGACGACGCCCTCCGAATTCAGGGTTGGGTGCGAAAGGAACATGTTTCCAAGGTCGTCATCGTGGGCGGAGGATACATTGGCCTGGAGATGGCCGAGGCGTTTCATCATTTAAAGAAAGAAGTCGCGGTGTTGGACTTGGCGCCCCAAGTTGCGGGCACCTTTGACCCGGAGATGGCACACCTGGCCCAACAGGAATTGGAGCAAAATGGCATTCGCGTGGCTCTGAACGAAGAGGTGGTGGCTCTGCGAGGAGAGAAAGGCCGCGTCACGGGGGTGGAAACAAAGACGGGCTTTCACCCGGCTGACCTTGTGCTCGTGGCCATCGGAATCCTCCCCAACAGTGAGCTCGCCAAGAACGCAGGAATTGAGTTAGGAGTCAAAGGGGCGATCCGCGTCGACGACAGGCTGCGGACCAATCGGCCGAATATTTACGCCGCAGGTGATTGCGCCGTTCACCATCACCGGGTGAAAGAGGCCGAAGATTACATTCCCTTGGGAACGACGGCCAACAAGCAAGGGCGCATCGCCGGGACCAATATGGGCGGCGGGGATGCGCATTTTGCCGGAGTGGTGGGGTCGGCGATCATGAAGGTGTTGAATGTGGCGATGGGCAGAACCGGGCTGTCGGAGCGCGAGGTCAAGCAGCTCAGCGTTCCCTACGAGGTCGTATCCATCCGCTCCCGGGACCACGCCGGTTACTACCCGAACGGGGAGCAGCTACACCTGAAACTGCTCTATCACAAGGAGAATCGGAAACTGCTTGGGGCGCAAATCGTGGGGAAACACGGGGTGGACAAGCGGATCGACGTGATCGCCACCGCCTTGTACGCAGGCTTAACCATCGACCAGCTGCAGGAACTGGACCTGTCCTACGCCCCGCCCTTCAATTCCGTGTGGGATCCGGTCCAACAGGCCTCAACGGTGGCCGGGCGGTCGTAA
- a CDS encoding Gmad2 immunoglobulin-like domain-containing protein, whose amino-acid sequence MASGGVWRRGMTAVAGVVSAALVLSACGAAAPSAPGQRGGASVPEGTGDTASASDGQKGATATNPNDSNGSQVKELAVRHVAEGDYPAAEMGDWVRANRERPFWGFFTFGGTRYLMVSRGPSPNPGHKVEVQEIKQLPSGHLQVRAVFRDPEPGNMYAQVISYPVDVVETPASATAYELIFEGPRAPKSPGFVEPNIMVTAPKPEHTLTGTSLHLQGKARAFEGQIHVYLEDGHNVLLDQVLSGAGAPEWMTIDKNFAYKAPTNPAGMLMVYTVSPRDGSKQDVVMVPVRFQP is encoded by the coding sequence ATGGCGAGCGGCGGTGTGTGGAGACGGGGGATGACGGCGGTGGCGGGCGTGGTGTCGGCGGCGCTGGTGCTTTCAGCCTGCGGGGCGGCGGCACCATCCGCGCCGGGTCAGCGGGGCGGGGCGTCGGTGCCGGAAGGGACCGGGGACACGGCGTCCGCCTCGGATGGGCAGAAGGGGGCAACCGCGACGAATCCCAACGATTCGAACGGTTCGCAGGTGAAAGAGCTGGCGGTCCGGCACGTGGCGGAGGGGGACTATCCCGCGGCGGAGATGGGCGATTGGGTGCGGGCCAATCGTGAGCGGCCCTTCTGGGGATTTTTTACCTTTGGCGGGACCAGGTACCTGATGGTCAGCCGGGGCCCAAGCCCGAATCCGGGCCATAAAGTCGAGGTGCAAGAAATCAAACAGTTGCCAAGCGGGCACCTTCAGGTTAGGGCCGTCTTTCGTGATCCCGAGCCGGGCAACATGTACGCCCAGGTGATCAGTTATCCGGTGGATGTGGTGGAGACGCCGGCCTCGGCCACTGCGTATGAACTGATTTTTGAAGGGCCCAGGGCGCCGAAATCCCCGGGGTTTGTGGAGCCGAACATCATGGTGACGGCGCCCAAGCCCGAGCACACACTGACGGGAACATCGCTCCACCTCCAGGGCAAAGCCCGGGCCTTCGAGGGCCAGATTCACGTGTATTTGGAAGATGGTCACAATGTCCTCCTGGATCAAGTGTTGTCCGGGGCGGGCGCGCCGGAATGGATGACCATCGACAAAAATTTCGCCTATAAGGCCCCGACGAATCCGGCGGGGATGTTGATGGTTTACACGGTGAGCCCCCGGGACGGGTCGAAACAGGATGTGGTGATGGTGCCCGTGCGGTTCCAGCCGTGA